The Porites lutea chromosome 9, jaPorLute2.1, whole genome shotgun sequence sequence TTAATCTGTATTTTTTTGTGgttttaatttaaataattaCATGGAAATTTGTTTGAATACTTTGtgttttgtagttttgaagtGTTTTTAAAGCCGGTAATTTGGAGATTTTTTGtattcaaaaaattaataaaaaattaataattaataaatgctgttaaattaccaaaaaaagtTGTTAGTGGACTGAGTTTCACGCGTGCGCACTGAGTGGTCGGCATCGTCTCAGACTAGGGGTTCAGTACGACTGAGCAGATTTCAAATCTCATTTTGCTATCAACGCGGGGTTTCTTCTGATTTGGCTGTGCAAAACTGGTTTTCCTGGTGGCACTTGGGTTATTTACCTGGGCAAACCGGTTTTGGTTCACGGCTTgggtaaatggtaagcaaaattctGGATTGGTAATTTTCCTCCCGGAATtgcgtttaccatttgcacaaatcagttccatttaccgtAAAACGGCCGCAAAAGCCTAAAACTGGTATCAAAGTCGGTTTTGTAGAAAAGAAAGACGATTATCCGTGTAGCACATTCCGTtcggaaaaacaggactaccttttgaGATGATCCGCCTCGCTCCCGAAAATTTTCCGCTGGAACGACCAACAAAGtcatgttccatttacttttcaaCCGAATTTTCTGGAAACggtttgtaaatggtaaacaatcCTTAGTTACCAGTTGGGGTTTCTTGTTCATTAGGATGAAAACATTGCAAGTAGTCAAGTTTTTCAGATGTGCAAAGATTGTGGCGCGAGGGATGAGTTCCGTTTGAATGCGCTTGAGAGGGATCTGATTGAACATAGTCTTTATACCTTTATGATTTACAGTCAAATCACGTTAATACGAACAAAGAGGGGGCCATAAAAAAGTGTCTGGCCGTATTAACGGTTGAATTAAGGGAAAAtgtaaaggctttcttttcccagggacaaagcaaactgtccataataatgaAGTGTCTCTATTAAGAGGGTGTccgtaaggcggggtttgactgtataatcAGTCAAGTTTATATTAACTGTACTGAGTATTTACCAATTTCTGGCTTTTTCGGTGAAGGtgacggtgatgatgatggtgatgatgatagtgatgatgatggtgatgatgatggtgatgatgatggtgatggtgacgGTGACGGTGATGACAATGATATTGTtgatgatgaaagtgatggACGTGTCGTTGATGTTGCTGAAGGTGCTACCTCATCAGTTTCAAAGTATTCTGCTAGAAACCCGCGATCAGGTGAGAACGAtgaataaaattttacaaacatCTGGTGACCGCTTGAAATCTTTGCTGTTAGCAATGAGTTGGTGCAAAGTCGACCCAAGGACGGTGAATCCGCTGTAGGACCATCGTAAAACTCCAGTCCGCTGCAAATATTAGCGCTGCAATCATCGCAATTTCCCATATGAAAATCTGCGATTTTAACTTTCACGCGTTTTTCCGGAGGTGCAGTGATGATCCAGAAGCAATTTCTGCCAGAAGGGTAGTTTGTTAATGGATAGTTGAGACTGCTGAATGAACCATTACCAGATAACTGGATTGGAGCAGAAGGACATTCTGAAAAGAATATAATCATGCTGTTTCAATCACCTAGCTAGTTGCTTGctaagttatttatttttatttatttagtcactcacaaaaccttatacaacatGAACAAAAGTTGTTAATTAAACTATAAAATcaatgtgacaaggaagcctaacgaagcttgaagcttatatcAATAGGTTTCCTTCAACTGCCTAATGAACTAAATTCATGGCTGAGTGCAAGAAACCACCAGGCCTATATAGAGAGGCCACCTCGACATCACAATATTATAATTGAAGAAATAAGGGCTGCGAAGAAGTGCGGCTAAACTAATTCGGTaactattttaataaaaactctAGCACTTTGTTCTTAAAGATAGAAAAGCTTGACAAGGAAGGAAGACAGTTCCAGATTCTAGGTCCTTGGTAAAGAATTGTGAATTTGTTGATGTTCGTACGACAGGAATGCACTCGATAATTACTGGCTGTTCTTGTGTCATATCTATGGACTTGATCGAACTTGACTGTGTGTCATAAACAGGTTACGGAAGAGTGGAGGCAGCAGATTATTGTGGTAGCGAAACATAAATTTAGCAGTATCGAGCGTATTGACTTGgaaaatatctagaacttccAAATTGGAGAATAGAGGAGCAGTATCTACTCGATACTTTGAAATTGTAATAGCTCGCACAGCCCGCTTTAGTAGATAGTAAATTCTGTTTAAATTAGATACGTAAGTAGACGACCACGTGGAGTTACAATAATTAATATAAGGATAAATTAATGTGTAGTACAGCATGAGTTTGTTCTTACAAGATAAATAGAAACGCGTCGTAGATAAAATACCGATTGATTTAGCGATTTGTTTACAGACAAAGTTTATGTGATATTTCCAAGTAAGATGTTCGTCTAGGTACACCCCAAGAAATTTAGTTACATTGCTTTGAATTGACCTCCAAAAGAGATTGAGTTTCCTCTGACTCGGACTAAAGGTAACATAATTTGTCTTTTTGATATTAACTGAGAGCTTATTGCATCGtaaccaaacaaaaatatttagtGACTGATTATTGAGCACATTCTTCTTGGGCCCTATAAGCTCCAAAATGAAACTAACGAttggaaagaaaaggagaaaaagaaagagcgagaaGGAAGAAAGgagtagaagaaaaaaaagcaatagttgcactcttagttttcaTAATGGCTACTTTGGAGAAAAAAACTTTCGGACGCCAAAAGGTTCATTTggcggtaacgttttcaaaaatccagttAGATATATGTTTGTATGTATGTCGTAAAAGTAGATAAGGCCTCATGCCGGCCGTACTAAAGGGTTTCCACCATATTTACGTACAATTTAATTAGATTCACACACCTGGTGGGGTATAGTTCAGCATGGTGTAAGTTGCTGTAAATCCTCTGTGCTGTTTTGAAATAAGAGCATCAGTGGAAAACCTCACCCTCAGACGCTCATTGGTTGAATAATAAGACTGTGGAGCAAAACTGCCGTCAATACATAGCTTCCCACCTGCAGCACCTGGTGTTTGACTAGAGCCCAGAAAGCCGTCAAGAATTTCCAAATAATCACACGCACAGACCCCTTCTGCACCACAACGATGAATTTCCATGTCTGTAATATCTAGCTTCACAAAATTGCCTTTACTGGCAGAGATTTCCCAGAAACAGTCCTGGTTATCAGGATACTTCCTGGGATAGAATGGACTTGTGATAACTCCTGACATGTCTGTCAAGTTTATTCCACTTGGGCACACtaagaaacaaaattttaaagtgtTCTTTAGTTTTCAGTTGAATATTAACGTACTAACGTACCACATTTTTGGTGCAATTCACTCGAAAAATAgaattaagggcctgtttacatgggggtgggggaccccaggtaggtggggtaacctgcttaggtggggtaacctgcctgtccttataatttctcattttaatttgattacgTTTACATGGTAGGTGTGGTGACCattgagagattatatggagaGGCGGgctaccccacctaagcaggttacctcacctacctggggtcctccacctccatgtaaatagGCTCTAACACATCTGCCATGTCCAgtggtcattttttaaaatacatgttCCTTTTTTCTCAAATCAGTGTCTAAAAGCCTGGATTACATCAACAGTTATGTTAAATTTGATAAATTATTGATACAAATGGTGTAATGCTATAATTTAATAAGTAAAAATGGAAATATAGTCAAACCTAGCCCAATACAGAAACCTCATTGTCACCGACAGTTTACCTTGTCCCT is a genomic window containing:
- the LOC140949251 gene encoding CUB domain-containing protein 2-like — protein: MSSSAWKIILLLFIFLDAVESADPCGPGVSISGISSGFVASPNFPNNFDPSQTCVWTITVPSGRIKLSFLNFTLEQGQTTDCRGPPGGAFVEITNIASNDGDNPFRLCGQNIPDPVYSDANSIQITLTTTSNALPGFNASYETVTDEMLCPSGINLTDMSGVITSPFYPRKYPDNQDCFWEISASKGNFVKLDITDMEIHRCGAEGVCACDYLEILDGFLGSSQTPGAAGGKLCIDGSFAPQSYYSTNERLRVRFSTDALISKQHRGFTATYTMLNYTPPECPSAPIQLSGNGSFSSLNYPLTNYPSGRNCFWIITAPPEKRVKVKIADFHMGNCDDCSANICSGLEFYDGPTADSPSLGRLCTNSLLTAKISSGHQMFVKFYSSFSPDRGFLAEYFETDEVAPSATSTTRPSLSSSTISLSSPSPSPSPSSSPSSSPSSSLSSSPSSSPSPSPKKPEIVNEFKCYDCNEETGEKCTETQRVVNCRINNTTSMTCWRGYFENESGKNREMRGCMKGNDCEENRKRCKAGHNLANLQTAGDDKVKKCSIVCCVSDEDTPCNGVFTASADMITVIIFIGMLVTFNVL